From one Streptomyces sp. Q6 genomic stretch:
- a CDS encoding SGM_5486 family transporter-associated protein has protein sequence MSPVLEPNPQNGQKKLLLVLGAMLAVTVIVAVIATIASP, from the coding sequence ATGTCGCCTGTGCTTGAACCGAACCCCCAGAACGGCCAGAAGAAGCTTCTCCTCGTGCTCGGCGCGATGCTGGCCGTCACCGTGATCGTGGCCGTCATCGCGACGATCGCCTCCCCCTGA
- a CDS encoding CynX/NimT family MFS transporter, which yields MASEETPTMTAPSVPTPVPSDIRTEKEDSAASAEEAEKNAPRAWAVRLVTVGIVLAALNLRPAITSLGALLEEVRDGLGMSGSVAGLLTSVPPLCFAIFGVMAPRLAKRFGASTVVCAGMVAITVGLLIRPYTGNTVGFLVASALALMGIAVSNVLMPVIVKRWFPDRVGSMTGVYSMALAAGTSLAAAATVPMTSALGGSWQTGLAVWAALGAAAVLPWIPLVRHRGAGPAEPSQAVAGGGGGEELRITRSRTAWALAVFFGLQATAAYITMGWMAQIFRDSGVSASTAGVLLAVTMVMGVPLGFVIPRVAARLPSQGPMVIALGLCGLAGYAGLYLAPASGAWAWAILLGVSNCAFPLALTMVGMRARTGAGVVKLSAFAQSTGYLISIPGPLLVGVLYQHTGGWGVPIALMAALMVPQIAVGVLAGRNRTVEDEVGPATEAAPAS from the coding sequence ATGGCTAGTGAGGAAACCCCGACGATGACAGCGCCGTCCGTCCCGACACCCGTACCGAGCGACATACGTACGGAGAAGGAGGACAGCGCGGCGAGCGCCGAGGAGGCGGAGAAGAACGCCCCGCGCGCGTGGGCCGTACGCCTCGTCACCGTCGGCATCGTCCTCGCCGCCCTGAACCTGCGTCCCGCGATCACCAGCCTCGGCGCCCTCCTCGAAGAGGTCCGCGACGGGCTCGGCATGAGCGGCAGCGTCGCCGGACTCCTCACCTCCGTACCGCCCCTGTGCTTCGCGATCTTCGGCGTGATGGCGCCCCGGCTCGCCAAGCGGTTCGGCGCGAGCACCGTCGTCTGCGCGGGCATGGTCGCGATCACCGTGGGCCTGCTGATCCGCCCCTACACGGGGAACACGGTCGGCTTCCTGGTCGCCAGCGCCCTCGCCCTGATGGGCATCGCGGTCAGCAACGTCCTGATGCCCGTCATCGTCAAGCGCTGGTTCCCCGACCGCGTCGGCTCCATGACCGGCGTGTACTCGATGGCCCTCGCGGCCGGCACCTCCCTCGCCGCCGCCGCGACCGTCCCCATGACCTCGGCCCTCGGCGGCAGCTGGCAGACCGGCCTCGCCGTGTGGGCCGCGCTCGGCGCCGCCGCCGTCCTGCCCTGGATCCCGCTCGTACGGCACAGGGGCGCGGGCCCCGCCGAGCCGTCGCAGGCCGTCGCCGGCGGTGGTGGCGGCGAGGAGCTGCGCATCACCCGCAGCCGCACCGCCTGGGCGCTCGCCGTCTTCTTCGGGCTCCAGGCCACCGCCGCGTACATCACCATGGGGTGGATGGCGCAGATCTTCCGGGACTCCGGGGTCTCCGCGTCGACCGCCGGTGTGCTGCTCGCCGTCACCATGGTGATGGGCGTGCCGCTGGGCTTCGTCATCCCGCGCGTCGCCGCCCGGCTGCCCAGCCAGGGCCCGATGGTGATCGCCCTCGGCCTGTGCGGTCTCGCCGGATACGCGGGCCTCTACCTCGCCCCGGCCTCCGGCGCCTGGGCGTGGGCGATCCTGCTCGGCGTCTCCAACTGCGCCTTCCCTCTGGCCCTCACCATGGTCGGCATGCGCGCCCGCACCGGCGCCGGCGTCGTCAAGCTGTCCGCGTTCGCGCAGTCCACCGGCTACCTGATCTCGATCCCCGGACCGCTGCTCGTCGGCGTCCTCTACCAGCACACCGGCGGCTGGGGCGTGCCCATCGCCCTCATGGCCGCGCTGATGGTGCCGCAGATCGCGGTCGGCGTCCTGGCGGGCCGCAACCGCACCGTCGAGGACGAGGTCGGCCCCGCCACCGAGGCGGCCCCGGCGTCCTGA